In Gossypium arboreum isolate Shixiya-1 chromosome 6, ASM2569848v2, whole genome shotgun sequence, the following are encoded in one genomic region:
- the LOC108485602 gene encoding probable carboxylesterase 15, with product MIQEKKLVEEVSGWLRVYDDGSVDRTWTGPPEVKFMAEPVSPHEQFIDGIATRDVTIDQNSGLRARIYLPEEENPKFPIILHFPGGGFCISQADWFMYYQFYTRLAKSIPAIVVSVYLRLAPENKLPAACDDGYAALLWLKSLSKGESNEPWLNTHGHFNRVFLIGDSSGGNIVHEVAKRSGFIDLNPLRLAGAIPIHPGFVRAQRSKSELEQPQSPFLTLDMVDKFLALALPNGCTKDHPITCPMGSFAPPIDTLNLPPLMYCVAEKDLIKDTEMEYYELLKKANKDVELFHSTEMGHSFYLNKIAIDTDPVTAAQTSKLIEGIKVFINKH from the coding sequence ATGATTCAAGAAAAGAAGCTAGTTGAGGAGGTATCTGGTTGGCTAAGAGTCTATGATGATGGCTCAGTCGACCGAACCTGGACTGGTCCCCCTGAGGTCAAGTTCATGGCTGAACCAGTCTCACCCCATGAACAATTCATTGATGGTATAGCCACTCGTGATGTCACCATCGATCAAAATTCAGGCCTCCGGGCTCGAATTTACTTGCCGGAGGAGGAAAATCCCAAGTTTCCGATCATACTTCATTTCCCTGGCGGTGGCTTTTGCATCAGCCAAGCTGATTGGTTCATGTACTATCAGTTTTACACTAGGTTAGCCAAATCGATTCCAGCTATTGTCGTCTCGGTTTACCTCAGGCTAGCACCGGAGAACAAGCTGCCGGCCGCTTGTGACGATGGCTACGCCGCTCTCCTTTGGCTTAAATCGTTATCTAAAGGTGAGTCAAACGAACCTTGGCTCAACACCCATGGTCATTTCAACCGAGTTTTCCTTATAGGTGATAGCTCAGGAGGGAACATCGTGCATGAAGTAGCTAAACGTAGTGGGTTCATTGATTTGAACCCACTAAGACTCGCTGGTGCTATCCCTATCCACCCAGGGTTCGTTCGGGCTCAACGAAGCAAGTCCGAGTTAGAACAACCCCAGTCACCTTTCTTAACCTTAGACATGGTGGATAAGTTCTTAGCCTTAGCATTGCCCAATGGATGCACCAAGGACCATCCCATTACTTGTCCTATGGGGTCATTTGCCCCACCAATTGACACCCTAAATTTACCACCGCTGATGTATTGTGTAGCTGAGAAAGACTTGATCAAAGACACTGAGATGGAGTACTATGAATTATTGAAAAAAGCCAACAAAGATGTGGAGTTGTTTCATAGCACTGAAATGGGTCATAGCTTTTATCTTAACAAGATTGCCATTGATACTGACCCTGTTACTGCTGCACAAACAAGTAAACTTATTGAAGGAATCAAAGTGTTCATCAATAAGCATTGA